A part of Candidatus Moraniibacteriota bacterium genomic DNA contains:
- a CDS encoding glycosyltransferase, producing MPLLGGFLVQSKQRLLDTIPMKIAIFLDNFYPEMSGISDSVITLAKGLAAKGHRVCFYVPRYSRRDFAISKLPFHELELNKNIEIVRLFSFPFPQSPTRQSRVVFPCLLSYRSVKEFDPDIIYTQDVFGAGLEALFVSKLLKKPLIGTNHTPITEFLKYSPLSFRWVKRLSLKYVNWYYRHCVFVSAPSRALLSEMETFGFHAKSHVLSNPLELSDFSPSSSFEEKNQLKKKFGLSQHTLLYTGRIAQEKGIDVVLRAMAIAKKTIPDISFAITGHGSAEASLRQVARELDLEQNVHFLGYLKQKEFAEIYRASDIFAVMSTAETQCLSMMHAFASGLPVIAADAYGLPEYVPKNAGFVVPPGDVSGLAERILFLFSHPEEVKRLGENGMSFVREFSVSAVVGEWEKIFQRVLGEPSEAGKPALSVVIPAYNEEKFIGKTLQSIVKRIEESGRDIEVIVVNNASTDRTREIALGFPHVIVVDEPQKGLPRARQAGFLASHGDLIANIDADSLVPRGWIDRVFREFSRRNDLVALSGPYIYYDIPAFTNFFVRVYYLFGFLFHFFNQHVLRSGAMIQGGNFVLKRSALESIGGFDVDIAFFGEDTDIARRIQKEGFVRFTFALPMRTSGRRLKREGVFSAAFLYVSNHLWILFFKKPFTKSFRDIR from the coding sequence ATGCCCTTGCTCGGTGGTTTTCTCGTGCAGAGCAAGCAACGTCTTCTTGATACGATTCCTATGAAAATAGCGATATTTTTGGATAACTTCTATCCGGAGATGAGCGGAATATCCGATTCCGTCATTACGCTGGCGAAGGGATTGGCAGCGAAGGGACATCGAGTATGTTTTTATGTGCCACGGTATTCTCGGCGAGATTTTGCTATTTCGAAATTGCCATTTCACGAGTTGGAACTCAATAAAAATATTGAAATCGTTCGATTGTTTTCGTTTCCTTTTCCGCAATCACCAACACGACAAAGTCGCGTCGTTTTTCCATGTCTCTTGAGCTATCGTTCTGTCAAAGAATTTGATCCGGATATCATATATACACAAGATGTTTTTGGTGCGGGGCTGGAGGCGCTTTTTGTTTCGAAACTCTTGAAAAAGCCGCTCATTGGCACCAATCACACGCCGATTACCGAGTTTTTGAAATATAGCCCACTTTCGTTTCGGTGGGTGAAAAGGCTAAGCCTTAAATATGTGAATTGGTATTATCGTCACTGCGTTTTTGTGAGTGCGCCGTCTCGTGCACTCCTCTCTGAGATGGAGACATTTGGCTTCCATGCGAAGTCACACGTACTCTCAAATCCTCTTGAATTGTCGGATTTTTCCCCAAGCTCTTCTTTTGAAGAAAAAAATCAACTGAAAAAGAAATTTGGATTGTCTCAGCATACACTTCTGTATACCGGGCGAATCGCGCAGGAAAAGGGGATTGACGTTGTGCTTCGCGCGATGGCAATTGCAAAGAAAACCATTCCGGATATTTCGTTTGCGATTACCGGGCATGGCAGTGCTGAAGCATCTCTTCGACAGGTGGCACGGGAACTTGACTTGGAACAAAATGTGCATTTTCTCGGTTATCTGAAACAAAAAGAGTTCGCTGAGATTTATCGGGCTTCCGATATTTTCGCAGTAATGAGCACGGCAGAGACGCAGTGCTTGAGTATGATGCACGCCTTTGCTTCGGGGCTACCAGTGATTGCTGCTGATGCCTATGGACTACCGGAATATGTGCCGAAGAATGCGGGGTTCGTCGTTCCACCGGGCGATGTGTCTGGTCTTGCGGAGAGGATACTCTTTCTTTTTTCTCATCCGGAAGAGGTGAAGCGGCTCGGGGAAAACGGAATGAGTTTTGTGCGCGAATTTTCCGTGTCTGCCGTCGTGGGTGAGTGGGAGAAAATATTCCAACGAGTTCTCGGAGAACCCTCAGAAGCGGGGAAGCCGGCGCTTAGCGTCGTCATCCCTGCGTACAATGAAGAGAAGTTTATTGGGAAGACGCTCCAGTCGATTGTAAAGAGAATAGAGGAGAGTGGTCGTGATATCGAAGTGATTGTTGTGAATAATGCGAGTACCGATCGGACGCGAGAAATTGCGCTCGGATTTCCTCATGTCATTGTGGTGGATGAACCTCAGAAGGGTTTGCCTCGGGCGCGTCAGGCAGGATTTCTTGCTTCGCATGGCGATCTCATTGCCAATATCGATGCGGATTCCCTTGTACCAAGAGGTTGGATCGACAGAGTTTTTCGGGAGTTTTCGAGGCGGAATGATTTAGTTGCCTTGAGCGGGCCGTATATTTACTACGATATTCCGGCATTTACGAATTTCTTTGTTCGGGTCTACTATTTATTCGGTTTTCTTTTTCATTTCTTCAATCAACATGTGCTTCGTTCGGGAGCTATGATTCAAGGGGGAAATTTTGTGTTGAAGCGGTCTGCACTCGAGAGTATCGGTGGATTTGATGTTGATATTGCTTTCTTTGGAGAAGATACGGACATTGCGCGACGCATCCAGAAAGAAGGATTCGTTCGTTTCACCTTCGCTTTGCCGATGCGTACATCCGGTCGCCGTCTGAAGCGCGAGGGCGTTTTCTCTGCTGCTTTTCTTTACGTTTCGAACCATCTCTGGATACTTTTTTTCAAAAAACCGTTTACAAAAAGTTTCCGCGATATCCGATAA
- a CDS encoding glycosyltransferase family 2 protein — protein sequence MRTFSVTVGIAAYNEEANIAFLLEDVLKQRCDSFVLDKIVVISDGSLDETAVIAKRYESSGVCVFDDGQRKGKSERLNEVFNMSQDSDAVILLDADIVLLDDSVFETMIRCIREGADLVSPELRALPPRNAFGYAIVAGHKLKCDMFSEWNSGNNIYQCHGAARAFSRRFFEKFRFRESVGEDAYSYLLVKKFGFRYTSTRDAAIAIRVPESLRDHENQSRRFLSSQSLFRDEYGADAVLAEYRYPKTLLAKHLTLSFLKRPLAVSWYVCIMAYISLFSPKSDVSQTWTVASSSKNVR from the coding sequence ATGAGGACATTTTCTGTCACTGTTGGGATAGCAGCATATAACGAAGAAGCAAATATTGCGTTCTTGCTTGAAGATGTCTTGAAGCAACGATGCGACTCGTTCGTTCTTGATAAAATTGTGGTGATTTCTGATGGGAGCTTGGATGAGACGGCAGTTATTGCCAAGCGATATGAATCCTCTGGAGTATGTGTGTTTGATGATGGTCAGCGCAAGGGGAAGTCGGAGCGTTTGAATGAAGTGTTCAATATGTCTCAAGATTCGGATGCGGTTATCTTGCTCGATGCTGATATTGTTCTCTTGGACGATTCGGTATTTGAGACAATGATTCGTTGTATTCGAGAGGGTGCTGATCTTGTCTCTCCGGAGCTTCGCGCGCTTCCACCGAGAAATGCCTTTGGATATGCCATTGTGGCTGGACATAAATTGAAGTGCGATATGTTCTCCGAATGGAACAGTGGGAACAATATTTACCAATGTCATGGAGCCGCTCGCGCGTTTTCTCGAAGATTTTTTGAGAAATTTCGTTTTCGAGAAAGTGTCGGGGAAGATGCTTACTCGTATCTCTTGGTGAAGAAATTTGGATTTCGATATACCTCGACTCGTGATGCAGCTATTGCTATACGCGTTCCTGAGTCACTGCGTGATCATGAGAATCAGAGTCGACGGTTTCTTTCTTCGCAGAGTCTGTTCCGAGATGAATACGGCGCTGATGCGGTTCTTGCGGAATATCGGTATCCAAAGACGCTCCTTGCGAAGCATCTCACGCTGTCTTTTCTAAAGCGTCCACTTGCTGTTTCTTGGTATGTCTGTATTATGGCGTATATTTCGCTTTTTTCGCCGAAATCAGATGTGAGTCAGACATGGACTGTTGCTTCGAGTTCGAAGAATGTCCGATAA
- a CDS encoding HAD-IC family P-type ATPase, whose amino-acid sequence MVSPRAKKLRDLWYIVSRNVFLLTNGVILTVVGLLFVFGDRQAGVFLGLVTVVNMALGLAQDIRAWSALEKLQLLTAPHVKRIRDGQEESVMTEDIRKGDTLQLGIGDQVPCDGTLVSSESLELNEGLITGESASLPRGAGERVLAGSIITSGSGLMRAETVFAESRIARMTEGIQRSAVAESPIQKSVSTVIRYSGYVLVVVVLFAVARGVLTHESNVSIVKHVGALASVIVAQGLAFGMTLLFAYGAAHLFQRHVLLQEVNATEKLGRIKNLCMDKTGTLCENGLTTERFLSPESVSEARVFEHMMVYLDGTHDTSQTALAVRKFIAPHGDSGGVLDALPFSSWRRFGAVSFKEVSGEVTTLLVGAAEVVMPQLLSVTEQSWLQDLLLREARDGKRLLCLATAKGNNIPKDIAQTKLSLLGVFVLSSELRPGIRDAVEFFQKRGVRIRILSGDNVDTVRAIARSAGVDHVELAVTGADIAQWTEEEFNERVQGTTIFARIFPEQKEKIVEALKTDGFTAMVGDGANDALALKKSDLGIAMFEGAPATRQVASIVLTNNSFTALPGGVELADSIIKNAEIFASIFFSFSFTGFFFFIWVSVLGYAFPLTPLNMTLVNYFTIGFPSILISYWTIRPAGKAVAAHAGNFLRKILPFVVSSSFLQTLALAFIFAMSSDQLKSAPSNFLIVLASLILGFIFFLFVPRVFRGKLASSEVRNLGMLVVFEVVLLPVMLQIPFVLRFFEIDIPPVSPPLFVRFFLVMVAYGGLQYALARWFSRAEQATSS is encoded by the coding sequence ATGGTGTCACCACGCGCGAAAAAACTCCGTGATTTGTGGTATATCGTTTCGCGGAACGTGTTTCTCCTGACGAATGGCGTCATTTTGACTGTCGTAGGGTTGCTTTTTGTCTTTGGTGATCGGCAGGCAGGAGTGTTCTTGGGGCTCGTGACGGTGGTGAATATGGCGCTTGGTCTTGCACAGGATATCCGTGCATGGAGCGCGCTCGAAAAGCTCCAGCTTTTGACGGCGCCTCACGTGAAGCGCATACGAGACGGACAGGAGGAATCTGTGATGACGGAAGATATTCGCAAAGGAGACACGCTTCAGCTTGGCATAGGTGATCAGGTGCCCTGCGATGGCACGCTGGTATCATCGGAGTCTCTCGAATTGAATGAGGGTTTGATTACGGGCGAGTCGGCGTCTTTGCCGCGCGGCGCAGGGGAGCGCGTGCTTGCGGGGAGTATTATCACTTCCGGCTCTGGTTTGATGCGCGCGGAGACAGTCTTTGCTGAGAGCCGTATCGCGCGCATGACCGAGGGGATACAGCGTTCCGCAGTTGCCGAGAGTCCAATTCAGAAATCGGTGAGTACGGTTATTCGGTATTCCGGGTACGTGCTCGTCGTCGTCGTTCTCTTTGCGGTGGCGCGTGGAGTTTTGACACACGAGTCGAATGTGAGCATTGTGAAGCACGTGGGTGCGCTTGCGAGTGTTATCGTGGCACAGGGACTCGCATTTGGCATGACGCTTCTCTTCGCGTATGGAGCGGCACATTTGTTTCAGCGACATGTGCTCTTGCAAGAGGTGAATGCGACCGAGAAGCTTGGACGAATCAAAAATCTTTGCATGGATAAGACGGGGACACTGTGTGAGAACGGTCTTACAACGGAGCGATTTTTGTCGCCGGAGAGCGTATCGGAAGCGCGGGTTTTTGAACACATGATGGTGTATCTCGATGGGACGCATGATACGTCGCAAACGGCTCTCGCTGTACGGAAGTTTATCGCACCTCACGGGGATAGTGGAGGAGTGCTCGATGCACTCCCGTTTTCTTCGTGGCGTCGATTTGGCGCGGTCTCATTTAAGGAAGTTTCGGGAGAGGTGACGACACTCCTTGTTGGTGCGGCGGAGGTGGTTATGCCACAGCTTCTTTCTGTCACGGAACAGTCGTGGCTTCAGGATTTGCTCTTGCGCGAGGCACGTGACGGGAAGCGACTTCTCTGTCTTGCGACAGCTAAGGGTAACAACATTCCGAAAGATATCGCACAGACGAAACTCTCATTGCTCGGTGTCTTTGTGCTTTCGAGTGAGCTCCGTCCGGGTATCCGAGATGCTGTCGAATTTTTCCAAAAACGAGGCGTTCGTATTCGCATACTCTCGGGCGACAATGTGGACACCGTGCGCGCGATTGCTCGGTCGGCAGGTGTTGATCATGTCGAACTGGCGGTGACGGGCGCGGATATTGCGCAGTGGACAGAAGAGGAATTTAATGAGCGCGTGCAGGGCACAACGATTTTTGCGCGGATTTTTCCCGAGCAGAAAGAAAAAATCGTCGAAGCGTTGAAGACCGATGGGTTCACGGCGATGGTGGGGGACGGTGCCAATGATGCGCTCGCACTCAAGAAGTCAGACCTCGGTATCGCGATGTTTGAAGGGGCGCCCGCGACGCGGCAGGTTGCCTCGATTGTGCTGACGAACAATAGCTTCACGGCGCTTCCGGGGGGTGTAGAATTGGCAGACAGTATTATCAAGAATGCCGAGATTTTTGCGAGCATTTTCTTCAGCTTCTCGTTTACGGGATTTTTCTTCTTTATATGGGTGAGTGTCTTGGGCTATGCCTTTCCACTTACGCCGCTCAATATGACGCTGGTGAATTATTTCACCATTGGTTTCCCAAGCATTCTCATTTCCTATTGGACGATTCGTCCGGCAGGGAAGGCGGTTGCGGCACATGCAGGGAACTTTCTTCGGAAAATTCTGCCGTTTGTTGTTTCTTCGTCGTTTCTGCAGACTCTCGCACTCGCATTTATTTTTGCGATGAGCAGTGACCAGCTAAAATCCGCACCGTCGAATTTTTTGATTGTGCTCGCTTCGCTTATTCTCGGATTCATTTTCTTTTTGTTTGTTCCGCGAGTCTTTCGAGGGAAACTCGCGTCTTCGGAAGTGAGAAATCTTGGAATGTTGGTCGTGTTCGAAGTCGTGCTGCTTCCGGTAATGCTCCAAATTCCATTTGTCTTGCGTTTTTTTGAAATAGATATTCCGCCGGTATCCCCTCCCCTTTTCGTGCGCTTTTTCCTGGTTATGGTAGCATATGGAGGACTTCAATATGCCCTTGCTCGGTGGTTTTCTCGTGCAGAGCAAGCAACGTCTTCTTGA
- a CDS encoding glycosyltransferase, with the protein MLRERISVLVPTLNEEGNVADLVRRVDVSFRAADIEYEVIFIDDHSTDGTRTEVEKLSKTYPVFFHLKKGNRGKAYSILEGFDYAHFETIAMIDADLQYPPEALPDMCAKLHHGFDIVVANRIERETSLLRRVLSRGFALVFSRFLHGLDVDVQSGMKVFRARVAHEVKITPDPWTFDLEFLLTARNYGYEIGGQTIAFAERTSGESKIVFWKAIREIGWNAVKLRFRERAPLRIHPETVGAGKVQGMLGAGVAHNRKRFVTHSTLAHHSSALHTFVSWQKIVVISIALAFVVGVLLRPISTLIAVTAILTSIYFLDVLFNAFFVVRSLKKPPEVSFSDEELATLRDEQLPLYSILCPLYREAHILPGFLDAIGKIDWPKEKLEALLLLEENDQETIDAATEMNLPSFVRIVVVPHSEPKTKPKACNYGLSMTRGEYVVIYDAEDIPDPLQLKKAYLGFQTLSRDVWCLQAKLNYFNANQNILTRLFTAEYSLWFDVTLPGLQSVATSIPLGGTSNHFRREDLLALEGWDPFNVTEDCDLGARIFTRGHRTAIIDSVTLEEANSKVGNWIRQRSRWIKGYMQTYLVHMRQPGKFFRDNGIHALLFQFVVGGKIAFMLINPLLWLQTILYFAFRPVVGPAIEALYPPVVFYMAVVSLIFGNFLAMYYYMIGCAKREKWELMKWVFLIPFYWLLVSVAAVMAAYQLLVKPHYWEKTTHGLHLLKRKKKTLDGASEKKVEKVLGPSIRVSPENFFATSLQRGTRGVLRYFSNTFSWISGQSRSIGALLRKFSSREYTRPILDFAFSAEGLFVIATFLSNVLNFAFNAFLGRMLSFETLGMIALLNTLWYLALVFISPFSTTINREVSYLSARNGEKEALVFWASIMRIGLIASVFVTALWLFAVPALSRFFHVGDVLLLFSFAPLLAGGLLAFGNFGYLQGALRFRAAAILSLVEAGSKLIIALGFVFSGLHEYVYLSIPVSVILAAFSSFFLIPGAGKSLLNAPQSRTFPLEFFSAAILVTVSTAMFTTVDVLLAKHFMSERGAGEYALLSLVGKVIFFLGTMPNMFMVTFVGRNRGLGKGTKNIFWIIYGLSACVVAGSVVLLGFFDGALSMFLFGGKVSAVLQFLPMYTIAIAFFTLSTIIVTYHLARKQYIFVFAALLMSGAEAIGIILFHSSLDHIVDSVFLSSLCGWILLSALHIAEPSFRFFERAVRDFLDAFRGRFPEETAPLQGKRVLIFNWRDTKHAYGGGAEVYVEEIAKRWVADGNSVTMFCGNDGHQSRHETRHGIRIVRRGGFYLVYVWAVIYYFARFRGKFDVIIDCENGIPFFTPLYVKEPVVCLLHHVHQEVFFQFLPKPLAFLASFLEKTMMPLVYSKAPFVTVSQSSQHEMELLGIGKAGISVVHPGVHLDDFVPVEQKSDRPTLLYLGRLKAYKSVGVLLHAFKMVVAERPESKLIIAGDGDDEMNLKRLAFETLRLGTDHVEFLGRVSEEEKKKLLQESWMLVNPSMMEGWGIVAIEANACGTPVIASNVPGLRDSVKNPHSGFLVPYGDADAFAEKILLLIRDRELRLNMNISAREWAERFDWNLSSAQLLEVVSVRDENRPL; encoded by the coding sequence ATGCTACGGGAGCGAATCTCGGTTTTGGTGCCGACATTGAACGAGGAGGGCAATGTGGCGGACTTGGTCCGCCGTGTTGACGTATCTTTTCGTGCGGCGGATATCGAATACGAGGTGATTTTTATCGATGATCATTCGACAGACGGGACACGGACAGAAGTTGAAAAACTTTCAAAGACGTATCCTGTTTTTTTTCATCTCAAAAAAGGCAATCGCGGAAAAGCATACTCGATACTTGAAGGATTCGATTATGCACACTTCGAGACGATTGCCATGATTGATGCTGATTTGCAGTATCCTCCTGAGGCGCTGCCGGATATGTGCGCAAAGTTGCATCACGGGTTTGATATTGTCGTTGCCAATCGAATTGAGCGCGAGACGAGTCTTCTCCGGAGAGTTTTGAGTCGCGGTTTTGCACTCGTTTTCTCTCGATTTTTGCACGGTCTCGATGTTGATGTGCAGTCGGGCATGAAGGTGTTTCGGGCGCGCGTTGCCCATGAGGTGAAGATTACTCCCGATCCGTGGACATTCGACTTGGAATTTCTGCTTACGGCGCGGAACTATGGCTATGAAATCGGCGGACAGACCATTGCCTTTGCTGAGCGGACGTCGGGGGAATCGAAAATTGTTTTCTGGAAGGCAATCCGCGAAATTGGATGGAATGCAGTAAAATTGCGCTTTCGCGAGAGAGCGCCACTTCGTATTCATCCGGAAACGGTTGGTGCTGGGAAGGTTCAAGGTATGCTCGGAGCGGGAGTTGCTCACAATCGAAAGCGATTCGTCACGCACTCGACGCTCGCGCATCATTCATCCGCACTCCATACGTTTGTATCGTGGCAGAAAATAGTTGTGATTAGCATTGCGCTTGCATTTGTAGTGGGCGTATTGCTTCGTCCGATATCAACGCTCATTGCGGTGACGGCGATACTGACGAGTATCTATTTCCTCGACGTGCTCTTCAACGCCTTCTTTGTGGTGCGCAGTCTCAAGAAGCCACCGGAAGTTTCTTTTTCGGACGAAGAGCTTGCCACGCTTCGTGATGAGCAGCTTCCTTTGTATTCCATACTGTGTCCGCTCTATCGGGAGGCGCATATTCTCCCGGGATTTCTCGATGCAATTGGGAAGATTGATTGGCCAAAGGAAAAACTCGAGGCGCTCCTCCTTCTCGAGGAAAACGACCAGGAAACTATAGATGCGGCAACGGAGATGAATCTCCCCTCATTTGTTCGCATAGTCGTGGTGCCGCATTCCGAGCCGAAGACGAAACCAAAAGCGTGCAATTACGGTCTCTCAATGACGCGCGGCGAGTATGTCGTGATCTATGATGCAGAGGATATTCCCGATCCGCTCCAACTCAAGAAAGCGTATCTCGGTTTCCAGACGCTCTCGCGTGATGTGTGGTGTTTGCAGGCAAAGCTCAACTATTTCAATGCCAATCAAAATATCTTGACGCGGCTCTTCACGGCGGAATATTCGCTGTGGTTTGATGTGACGCTCCCAGGACTACAATCCGTTGCAACGTCTATTCCTCTAGGCGGTACGAGCAATCACTTCCGCCGCGAAGATCTTCTCGCGCTCGAGGGGTGGGATCCATTCAATGTGACGGAAGATTGCGATTTGGGTGCGCGGATTTTTACGCGCGGACATCGGACCGCCATCATAGACTCGGTGACGCTCGAAGAAGCAAATAGCAAGGTGGGGAATTGGATTCGCCAGCGGTCGCGATGGATCAAGGGGTATATGCAGACATATCTGGTCCATATGCGCCAACCGGGGAAATTCTTCCGTGACAACGGCATACACGCACTCCTCTTTCAATTTGTCGTGGGAGGGAAGATTGCTTTCATGCTTATCAATCCACTCTTGTGGCTTCAGACGATTTTGTATTTTGCTTTTCGTCCGGTTGTCGGTCCAGCTATTGAGGCACTCTATCCGCCGGTGGTTTTTTACATGGCCGTTGTTTCGCTTATCTTCGGAAACTTCCTCGCGATGTACTACTACATGATCGGGTGTGCCAAGCGGGAGAAGTGGGAGCTTATGAAATGGGTATTTCTTATTCCATTCTACTGGCTTCTGGTATCAGTTGCGGCAGTGATGGCGGCATATCAGCTTCTCGTGAAACCGCACTATTGGGAGAAGACGACGCATGGACTTCATTTGTTGAAGCGAAAAAAGAAAACTCTTGATGGCGCTTCAGAGAAAAAAGTTGAGAAAGTATTGGGGCCATCGATACGGGTGTCGCCGGAGAATTTTTTTGCAACTTCTTTGCAAAGGGGTACTCGTGGAGTTTTGAGATATTTTTCCAATACATTTTCTTGGATTTCCGGACAATCTCGGTCTATTGGTGCCTTACTTCGGAAGTTTTCTTCTCGAGAATATACACGGCCAATTTTGGACTTTGCATTTTCTGCGGAAGGACTTTTCGTCATTGCGACATTTCTTTCCAATGTACTGAACTTTGCGTTTAATGCCTTTTTGGGAAGAATGTTGTCGTTCGAGACGCTTGGGATGATTGCACTTCTGAATACACTTTGGTATCTCGCCCTTGTTTTCATTAGTCCATTTTCAACAACAATCAATCGGGAAGTCTCGTATCTTTCTGCGAGAAATGGTGAGAAGGAAGCGCTTGTATTCTGGGCGTCTATTATGCGGATTGGGCTCATTGCGTCTGTTTTTGTGACAGCGCTTTGGCTCTTTGCTGTCCCGGCACTGTCGCGATTTTTCCATGTAGGCGATGTTCTTCTTCTGTTTTCGTTTGCGCCACTTCTGGCTGGTGGGCTCCTGGCATTTGGAAATTTCGGATATCTTCAGGGGGCGCTTCGATTTCGGGCGGCGGCAATTCTTTCTCTTGTTGAAGCAGGAAGTAAGCTGATTATTGCTCTAGGCTTCGTGTTTTCTGGTTTGCATGAGTATGTTTACCTGTCGATTCCTGTGAGTGTAATTCTTGCTGCATTTTCCTCGTTTTTTCTTATTCCCGGTGCAGGAAAATCTCTTCTGAATGCTCCTCAGTCCAGAACGTTTCCATTGGAATTTTTCTCCGCAGCTATTCTTGTGACGGTATCAACGGCGATGTTTACGACTGTGGATGTGCTATTGGCAAAGCACTTCATGTCTGAGCGTGGTGCTGGGGAGTACGCACTTCTTTCGTTGGTTGGGAAGGTAATTTTCTTCCTGGGCACCATGCCAAACATGTTCATGGTGACTTTTGTAGGGAGAAATAGAGGGCTTGGAAAGGGAACGAAAAATATATTTTGGATCATCTACGGACTTTCTGCTTGTGTTGTTGCTGGAAGTGTTGTTTTGCTTGGGTTTTTTGATGGAGCTTTATCGATGTTTCTTTTTGGTGGGAAAGTTTCTGCGGTTTTGCAGTTCCTTCCTATGTACACCATTGCCATTGCCTTCTTTACGCTTTCAACGATTATTGTCACCTACCATTTGGCTCGAAAGCAATACATTTTCGTTTTCGCAGCACTTCTCATGTCGGGAGCAGAAGCGATAGGCATTATTCTATTTCATTCATCGCTTGACCATATTGTAGACAGCGTCTTTCTTTCGAGTCTTTGCGGGTGGATCTTATTGAGCGCCCTTCATATTGCGGAGCCATCTTTTCGATTTTTTGAACGAGCCGTTCGAGATTTTCTTGATGCATTTCGAGGTCGTTTTCCGGAAGAGACTGCTCCTCTTCAGGGGAAGCGAGTCCTTATTTTCAATTGGCGAGATACAAAGCATGCTTATGGCGGAGGTGCCGAGGTCTATGTCGAGGAAATTGCGAAGCGTTGGGTGGCTGATGGAAATTCAGTGACAATGTTTTGTGGAAATGACGGGCATCAATCGCGTCATGAGACGCGACATGGTATTCGCATCGTGCGACGTGGTGGATTCTATCTGGTTTATGTGTGGGCAGTTATCTATTATTTTGCGCGGTTTCGCGGGAAATTTGATGTGATTATCGATTGTGAAAACGGCATTCCGTTTTTCACGCCGCTCTATGTAAAGGAGCCAGTAGTGTGTCTACTTCATCATGTGCATCAGGAAGTGTTTTTTCAATTCCTTCCAAAGCCGCTGGCGTTTCTCGCGAGCTTTCTAGAGAAGACGATGATGCCTCTCGTATATTCGAAAGCTCCTTTTGTCACTGTGTCGCAGTCGAGTCAACATGAGATGGAGCTTCTTGGTATTGGTAAGGCGGGAATCAGCGTTGTTCATCCTGGAGTGCATCTTGATGACTTCGTTCCAGTAGAACAGAAATCCGACCGACCAACGCTTCTTTACCTCGGGCGACTCAAAGCATATAAATCAGTTGGTGTACTTCTCCATGCGTTCAAGATGGTTGTTGCTGAGCGTCCGGAGTCAAAGCTTATTATTGCCGGGGATGGCGATGATGAAATGAATCTTAAACGATTGGCATTTGAAACACTTCGACTTGGGACAGATCATGTAGAATTTCTCGGGCGTGTTTCTGAAGAGGAGAAAAAGAAACTTCTGCAAGAATCATGGATGCTTGTAAATCCATCAATGATGGAGGGTTGGGGAATTGTTGCTATAGAGGCAAATGCCTGTGGTACACCAGTTATCGCTTCCAATGTTCCTGGTTTGCGTGATTCGGTGAAAAACCCTCATTCTGGATTCCTTGTTCCCTATGGAGATGCTGATGCCTTTGCAGAAAAGATACTACTGCTTATTCGGGATCGCGAGCTTCGATTGAATATGAATATTTCTGCAAGGGAATGGGCGGAAAGGTTTGACTGGAATCTATCGAGTGCACAACTGCTCGAGGTGGTTTCTGTACGAGATGAAAATCGACCACTATGA